Proteins from a single region of Antechinus flavipes isolate AdamAnt ecotype Samford, QLD, Australia chromosome 2, AdamAnt_v2, whole genome shotgun sequence:
- the CD40 gene encoding tumor necrosis factor receptor superfamily member 5 isoform X1 — MIPFCLLWACVFTAVHMKPAISCEKNQYLVNGLCCEMCSPGTKLVTDCSEGSETQCEPCQEGEFQSSWNHDKYCHQHKYCHPNMHLKIQKEGSLEKDTTCVCIEGFHCTSPECESCSSHSPCQPGFGVKHAGTNSTDTICEPCKKGFFSNVSSAFEKCLPWTSCKDTGLSEVQEGTDKTDVLCQSDKSRMGLLVLIPIVLGLFFVIMGLLHWRGLCFKAPKNKVLQKMEPIETDEDPLPVQETLLRGQPVTQEDGKESRISEQEGQ, encoded by the exons gtccATATGAAACCAGCTATTTCTTGTGAGAAAAACCAGTATTTGGTGAATGGGCTCTGCTGTGAGATGTGCTCTCCAG GAACAAAGCTGGTTACTGACTGCAGTGAGGGCAGCGAAACCCAGTGCGAGCCTTGCCAGGAGGGAGAGTTCCAGTCTTCCTGGAACCACGATAAATACTGCCACCAGCACAAGTACTGCCATCCCA ATATGCACCTCAAAATTCAAAAGGAGGGCTCCTTGGAAAAGGACACGACTTGTGTTTGTATAGAGGGTTTTCACTGCACCAGCCCGGAGTGTGAGAGCTGCAGTAGCCACAGCCCCTGCCAGCCCGGCTTTGGTGTCAAGCATGCTG gcACAAATTCCACTGACACCATCTGTGAACCTTGCAAGAAAGGCTTTTTCTCCAACGTATCCTCTGCTTTCGAAAAATGTCTTCCCTGGACCAG CTGCAAAGACACAGGATTGTCGGAAGTTCAGGAGGGGACGGATAAAACGGATGTGCTCTGCCAAA GCGACAAATCTCGAATGGGTCTCTTGGTGCTGATCCCCATTGTCCTAGGACTTTTCTTTGTTATCATGGGCTTGCTGCACTGGAGAG GTCTGTGTTTCAAGGCGCCCAAGAACAAG GTTCTCCAGAAAATGGAGCCCATAGAGACGGACGAGGATCCCCTCCCCGTGCAGGAGACCTTGCTTCGGGGCCAGCCAGTCACGCAGGAGGACGGCAAGGAGAGCCGCATTTCAGAGCAAGAGGGCCAGTGA
- the CD40 gene encoding tumor necrosis factor receptor superfamily member 5 isoform X2: MIPFCLLWACVFTAVHMKPAISCEKNQYLVNGLCCEMCSPGTKLVTDCSEGSETQCEPCQEGEFQSSWNHDKYCHQHKYCHPNMHLKIQKEGSLEKDTTCVCIEGFHCTSPECESCSSHSPCQPGFGVKHAGTNSTDTICEPCKKGFFSNVSSAFEKCLPWTSCKDTGLSEVQEGTDKTDVLCQSLCFKAPKNKVLQKMEPIETDEDPLPVQETLLRGQPVTQEDGKESRISEQEGQ, translated from the exons gtccATATGAAACCAGCTATTTCTTGTGAGAAAAACCAGTATTTGGTGAATGGGCTCTGCTGTGAGATGTGCTCTCCAG GAACAAAGCTGGTTACTGACTGCAGTGAGGGCAGCGAAACCCAGTGCGAGCCTTGCCAGGAGGGAGAGTTCCAGTCTTCCTGGAACCACGATAAATACTGCCACCAGCACAAGTACTGCCATCCCA ATATGCACCTCAAAATTCAAAAGGAGGGCTCCTTGGAAAAGGACACGACTTGTGTTTGTATAGAGGGTTTTCACTGCACCAGCCCGGAGTGTGAGAGCTGCAGTAGCCACAGCCCCTGCCAGCCCGGCTTTGGTGTCAAGCATGCTG gcACAAATTCCACTGACACCATCTGTGAACCTTGCAAGAAAGGCTTTTTCTCCAACGTATCCTCTGCTTTCGAAAAATGTCTTCCCTGGACCAG CTGCAAAGACACAGGATTGTCGGAAGTTCAGGAGGGGACGGATAAAACGGATGTGCTCTGCCAAA GTCTGTGTTTCAAGGCGCCCAAGAACAAG GTTCTCCAGAAAATGGAGCCCATAGAGACGGACGAGGATCCCCTCCCCGTGCAGGAGACCTTGCTTCGGGGCCAGCCAGTCACGCAGGAGGACGGCAAGGAGAGCCGCATTTCAGAGCAAGAGGGCCAGTGA